A single genomic interval of Peribacillus sp. FSL H8-0477 harbors:
- a CDS encoding DUF4870 domain-containing protein encodes MPSNDERVLSMLIYVSSFFTAFIGPLIIWLLKKDSSKYVDYYGREYLNFLISYVIYGVVAGVSLLFLVGFILLPIVCIAQIVFTIIAAVKAYEGTEYRIPFIFRIL; translated from the coding sequence GTTGATTTATGTATCCAGTTTTTTTACTGCTTTTATAGGACCGTTAATTATCTGGCTGTTAAAAAAGGATTCTTCAAAGTATGTAGATTATTATGGGAGAGAGTATTTAAATTTCTTAATTTCCTATGTGATTTATGGTGTAGTGGCAGGGGTGTCACTATTGTTCTTAGTTGGTTTTATTTTGCTGCCTATCGTATGTATTGCTCAAATCGTTTTCACGATTATTGCCGCAGTTAAAGCATACGAGGGAACGGAGTATCGAATCCCATTTATTTTCCGAATTCTATAA